A window of the Ipomoea triloba cultivar NCNSP0323 chromosome 14, ASM357664v1 genome harbors these coding sequences:
- the LOC116004612 gene encoding putative late blight resistance protein homolog R1B-17, with amino-acid sequence MACVAVASLLRTIQLEFLQYQPRPLVLHNHLISPNKHLIQSFHQNLGFLITQFDDKRINMDGVEAIKHLETKLRDLAFSVEDEIEILVAHLYDIEEEDDVGIADLVLEEEKPQRDTDAEKTTQPCVKLGQVFQTAMEQIEAIKEELLKIKAEGRKTAHDVLQRSEVVSSQAQMVGKKDEFEIIKKLLTELGSKGKKVVSIIGMGGIGKTTLAGQVYEDSSVAMHFDVRAWVVASQLHDKRQMLIGLINSISKQGNLEKATDEDLALKLYQCLKCQRYMVVVDDVWSGEAWDDVSNCFPDDGNGSRVLLTTRLAEVANYSSSNSDFSHHMQLLDQRDSWNLFCEKAGKFCGAEFEMIGRPIVEKCKGLPLAIIVVAGLFSKLCTLNEWENVAKALDSSTTTTIAATCSKILSLSYNHLPHYLKACFLYLGVFPEDYAINANELTRLWSAEGLVNTSENENFDVVADKHIQEWIET; translated from the coding sequence ATGGCTTGTGTAGCTGTAGCTTCTCTTCTCAGAACAATACAGCTTGAGTTCTTGCAATATCAGCCACGTCCACTTGTTCTACACAATCATCTCATCTCTCCCAACAAACACTTGATCCAATCTTTCCACCAAAACCTTGGATTTCTCATAACCCAATTCGATGACAAAAGAATCAATATGGATGGTGTTGAAGCAATTAAACACTTGGAAACCAAGCTCAGGGATTTAGCTTTCAGTGTGGAAGATGAAATCGAAATCCTTGTTGCACACCTTTATGATATTGAAGAGGAAGATGATGTCGGGATAGCAGATCTTGTTTTGGAAGAGGAGAAACCACAGAGGGACACAGATGCGGAGAAGACAACTCAGCCTTGTGTGAAACTTGGTCAAGTTTTTCAAACTGCAATGGAACAAATTGAAGCCATCAAGGAAGAGTTGCTGAAAATCAAGGCAGAAGGAAGAAAGACAGCCCATGATGTTCTACAAAGGTCTGAAGTTGTTTCCTCCCAAGCACAAATGGTCGGCAAAAAAGATGAGTTTGAGATTATCAAGAAGCTGCTGACTGAACTTGGATCTAAGGGAAAAAAAGTTGTATCAATTATAGGTATGGGAGGAATCGGTAAGACAACTTTGGCTGGACAAGTTTATGAAGATTCATCAGTTGCTATGCACTTTGACGTGCGAGCCTGGGTTGTTGCATCCCAGCTTCACGATAAGAGGCAAATGCTTATAGGTcttattaattcaatttccaaaCAAGGCAACCTAGAAAAGGCCACTGACGAGGATCTTGCTTTAAAACTCTACCAATGTTTGAAGTGTCAAAGGTACATGGTTGTAGTCGATGATGTGTGGAGTGGTGAGGCATGGGATGATGTTAGCAATTGCTTTCCTGATGATGGAAATGGGAGTCGAGTATTGTTAACTACTCGTCTTGCAGAGGTGGCAAATTATTCTAGCTCCAACAGTGACTTTTCTCATCATATGCAATTATTGGATCAAAGGGATAGTTGGAACTTATTTTGTGAAAAGGCAGGTAAATTTTGTGGTGCTGAATTTGAGATGATCGGAAGGCCAATTGTTGAAAAGTGCAAAGGATTGCCTCTAGCAATAATAGTGGTAGCCGGGCTGTTTTCCAAACTTTGCACACTAAATGAGTGGGAGAATGTTGCAAAAGCTCTAGATTCTTCTACAACAACAACTATTGCGGCAACATGCTCAAAAATACTCTCACTGAGCTACAATCACTTGCCTCACTATTTAAAGGCATGTTTTTTATATTTAGGAGTTTTTCCAGAAGATTATGCGATCAATGCTAATGAGCTTACAAGGTTATGGTCTGCTGAAGGACTTGTAAACACATCGGAGAATGAAAACTTTGATGTAGTGGCTGATAAACATATACAAGAATGGATCGAAACCTAA
- the LOC116004609 gene encoding putative late blight resistance protein homolog R1A-10 isoform X1, which produces MACVAVASLLRTIELEFLQSHPRPLVLAYGLISPNKDLIQSFHQNLGFLISQLDEERIGGVEAVKHLETKLRDLTFRVEDQIEILVAHLYGGGDDDDDEEEEEDIDDEYLVGIADLFVEEEDLYVEKPQRDTDAEKTTQQCVKLGQVFQTAMEEIEAIKEELLKIKNRDEVEERKTAHDVLQRSEVVSSQAQMVGKNDEFEIIKKLLTELGSKEKKVVSIIGMGGIGKTTLARQVYEDPSISIHFDVRAWVVASQLHNKRQMLIGLLNSISRQGSLEESTDEDLALKLYQCLKRQRYMVVVDDVWSGEAWDDVSNCFPEDGNGSRVLLTTRLAEVANYSSSDSDFSHHMQLLDQSDSWNLFCEKSGKFCGVEFEIIGRSIVEKCKGLPLAIIVVAGLFSKLSTLNEWENIAKVLDSSTTTTIAAICSKILLLSYNHLPHHLKACFLYLGVFPEDYAINANELVRLWSAEGLVKTSENENFDVVADRHIQELMDRNLILVRKWSCCGRKIKVFGVHDLLHAFCVKEAQKENLLHVVRENGSDFPQRCFRWVSIQSSNFDVSTLCYSSRSYRSFFCFSHNDINLNWEQFKLVRVFFSPRCTKYKNIVNFVHLRYFSRPSYHYIGKLFKTWNLQTLSTNDAVHKDCLKFPQLQYFACLSLSGQSPVRQSLQSLSRWKPEHCTKQFFTHQNLQSLSRLKPEHCTKLFFRHVPNVKKIWIVRGNKRESNDCIENLVNLQQLERLHISANNWDNKIVQINGHITLLKCLKRLRFEGNHFEWNGINVLCKLPRLEVLKLNGGSCVGKQWELLEDDKFCQLIFLRIGSTDLKDWKATSDHFPKLEHLSLFSCKKLKEIPSGFAEISKLKSIQLADCRPSVVSSAEEIKEEQLDYLNNIVDVVVAERRRYSAYTRVSKPESDEYESDEA; this is translated from the exons ATGGCTTGTGTAGCTGTAGCTTCTCTTCTCAGAACAATAGAGCTTGAGTTCTTGCAATCTCACCCTCGTCCACTTGTACTGGCCTATGGTCTCATCTCTCCCAACAAAGACTTGATCCAATCTTTCCACCAAAACCTTGGATTTCTCATAAGTCAACTCGACGAGGAAAGAATCGGTGGTGTTGAAGCAGTTAAACACTTGGAAACCAAGCTCAGGGATTTAACCTTCAGAGTGGAAGATCAAATCGAAATCCTAGTAGCACATCTTTatggtggtggtgatgatgatgatgatgaggaggaggaggaggatatTGATGATGAATATTTAGTCGGAATAGCAGATCTTTTTGTAGAAGAGGAAGATCTGTACGTGGAAAAACCACAGAGGGACACAGATGCGGAGAAGACGACTCAGCAATGTGTGAAACTTGGTCAAGTTTTTCAAACTGCAATGGAAGAAATTGAAGCCATCAAGGAAGAGTTGCTGAAAATCAAGAATAGGGACGAGGTAGAAGAAAGAAAGACAGCCCATGATGTTCTACAAAGGTCTGAAGTTGTTTCCTCCCAAGCACAAATGGTCGGCAAAAATGATGAGTTTGAGATTATCAAGAAGCTGCTAACTGAACTTGGATCTaaggaaaaaaaagttgtatcaaTTATAGGTATGGGAGGAATCGGTAAGACCACTTTGGCTAGACAAGTTTATGAAGATCCATCAATTTCTATCCACTTTGACGTGCGAGCTTGGGTTGTAGCATCTCAGCTTCACAATAAGAGGCAAATGCTTATAGGTCTTCTTAATTCAATTTCCAGACAAGGCAGCCTAGAAGAATCTACTGACGAGGATCTTGCTTTAAAACTCTACCAATGTTTGAAGCGTCAAAGGTACATGGTTGTGGTCGATGATGTGTGGAGTGGTGAGGCATGGGATGATGTTAGCAATTGCTTTCCTGAGGATGGAAATGGGAGTCGAGTATTGTTAACTACTCGTCTTGCAGAGGTGGCAAATTATTCTAGCTCCGACAGTGACTTTTCTCATCATATGCAATTATTGGATCAAAGTGATAGCTGGAACTTATTTTGTGAAAAGTCAGGTAAATTTTGTGGTGTTGAATTTGAGATAATCGGAAGGTCAATTGTTGAAAAGTGCAAAGGATTGCCTCTAGCAATAATTGTGGTTGCAGGATTGTTTTCCAAACTTAGCACACTAAATGAGTGGGAGAATATTGCAAAAGTTCTAGATtcttcaacaacaacaactattgCAGCAATAtgctcaaaaatattattactgAGCTACAATCACTTGCCTCACCATTTAAAGGCATGCTTTTTATATTTAGGAGTTTTTCCAGAAGATTATGCGATCAATGCTAATGAGCTCGTAAGGTTATGGTCTGCCGAAGGACTTGTAAAGACATCGGAGAATGAAAACTTTGATGTTGTGGCTGATAGACACATACAAGAACTTATGGATCGAAACCTAATTCTTGTGAGAAAGTGGAGTTGCTgtggaagaaaaattaaagtgtttggggTGCATGATTTATTGCATGCATTTTGTGTGAAGGAAGCTCAGAAGGAGAACCTTCTACATGTTGTTCGAGAAAATGGTTCAGATTTTCCTCAAAGGTGCTTCCGTTGGGTAAGCATACAATCATCAAATTTTGATGTGTCTACACTATGTTATTCTTCAAGAAGTTATCGATCCTTCTTCTGTTTTTCACATAACGACATAAACTTAAATTGGGAACAGTTCAAGCTAGTGAGAGTATTCTTCTCTCCTAGATGTACgaaatacaaaaatattgtgAATTTCGTTCATTTGAGATACTTCTCGAGGCCTAGTTATCATTATATTGGGAAACTGTTTAAGACTTGGAATCTTCAAACACTTTCTACTAATGATGCAGTTCATAAGGACTGTTTGAAGTTCCCACAACTACAATATTTTGCTTGCTTATCTTTGAGCGGACAATCTCCCGTTCGTCAAAGCTTGCAGTCCCTTTCTCGGTGGAAGCCTGAACATTGCACAAAACAATTCTTTACACATCAAAACTTGCAGTCCCTTTCTCGGTTGAAGCCTGAACATTGCACAAAACTATTCTTTAGACATGTTCCAAATGTAAAGAAGATATGGATTGTCCGTGGTAATAAAAGAGAGTCCAACGATTGCATTGAGAACCTTGTCAATTTACAGCAGCTGGAGAGACTCCATATTAGTGCTAATAATTGGGATAATAAAATAGTCCAGATCAACGGCCATATTACTCTCTTGAAATGTCTTAAGAGGTTAAGATTTGAAGGTAATCATTTTGAGTGGAATGGAATTAATGTTCTTTGCAAGTTGCCTAGGCTGGAGGTGCTCAAGTTAAATGGCGGTAGCTGTGTAGGCAAACAATGGGAGCTACTTGAGGATGACAAATTCTGCCAgttaatttttttgagaattgGTTCAACTGATCTCAAGGATTGGAAAGCTACGAGTGATCATTTCCCAAAACTTGAGCacctctctcttttttcttgcaagaaattgaaagagatcCCTAGCGGGTTTGCAgaaatttcaaaattgaaatcaatCCAATTAGCGGACTGTCGTCCTTCTGTGGTGTCTTCAGCCGAAGAAATCAAGGAAGAACAACttgattatttaaataatattgtgGATGTGGTTGTGGCCGAGCGACGTCGCTACTCCGCCTACACTCGG GTTTCTAAGCCCGAGTCTGATGAATACGAGTCTGATGAAGCTTAG
- the LOC116004609 gene encoding putative late blight resistance protein homolog R1B-17 isoform X2, whose protein sequence is MACVAVASLLRTIELEFLQSHPRPLVLAYGLISPNKDLIQSFHQNLGFLISQLDEERIGGVEAVKHLETKLRDLTFRVEDQIEILVAHLYGGGDDDDDEEEEEDIDDEYLVGIADLFVEEEDLYVEKPQRDTDAEKTTQQCVKLGQVFQTAMEEIEAIKEELLKIKNRDEVEERKTAHDVLQRSEVVSSQAQMVGKNDEFEIIKKLLTELGSKEKKVVSIIGMGGIGKTTLARQVYEDPSISIHFDVRAWVVASQLHNKRQMLIGLLNSISRQGSLEESTDEDLALKLYQCLKRQRYMVVVDDVWSGEAWDDVSNCFPEDGNGSRVLLTTRLAEVANYSSSDSDFSHHMQLLDQSDSWNLFCEKSGKFCGVEFEIIGRSIVEKCKGLPLAIIVVAGLFSKLSTLNEWENIAKVLDSSTTTTIAAICSKILLLSYNHLPHHLKACFLYLGVFPEDYAINANELVRLWSAEGLVKTSENENFDVVADRHIQELMDRNLILVRKWSCCGRKIKVFGVHDLLHAFCVKEAQKENLLHVVRENGSDFPQRCFRWVSKPESDEYESDEA, encoded by the exons ATGGCTTGTGTAGCTGTAGCTTCTCTTCTCAGAACAATAGAGCTTGAGTTCTTGCAATCTCACCCTCGTCCACTTGTACTGGCCTATGGTCTCATCTCTCCCAACAAAGACTTGATCCAATCTTTCCACCAAAACCTTGGATTTCTCATAAGTCAACTCGACGAGGAAAGAATCGGTGGTGTTGAAGCAGTTAAACACTTGGAAACCAAGCTCAGGGATTTAACCTTCAGAGTGGAAGATCAAATCGAAATCCTAGTAGCACATCTTTatggtggtggtgatgatgatgatgatgaggaggaggaggaggatatTGATGATGAATATTTAGTCGGAATAGCAGATCTTTTTGTAGAAGAGGAAGATCTGTACGTGGAAAAACCACAGAGGGACACAGATGCGGAGAAGACGACTCAGCAATGTGTGAAACTTGGTCAAGTTTTTCAAACTGCAATGGAAGAAATTGAAGCCATCAAGGAAGAGTTGCTGAAAATCAAGAATAGGGACGAGGTAGAAGAAAGAAAGACAGCCCATGATGTTCTACAAAGGTCTGAAGTTGTTTCCTCCCAAGCACAAATGGTCGGCAAAAATGATGAGTTTGAGATTATCAAGAAGCTGCTAACTGAACTTGGATCTaaggaaaaaaaagttgtatcaaTTATAGGTATGGGAGGAATCGGTAAGACCACTTTGGCTAGACAAGTTTATGAAGATCCATCAATTTCTATCCACTTTGACGTGCGAGCTTGGGTTGTAGCATCTCAGCTTCACAATAAGAGGCAAATGCTTATAGGTCTTCTTAATTCAATTTCCAGACAAGGCAGCCTAGAAGAATCTACTGACGAGGATCTTGCTTTAAAACTCTACCAATGTTTGAAGCGTCAAAGGTACATGGTTGTGGTCGATGATGTGTGGAGTGGTGAGGCATGGGATGATGTTAGCAATTGCTTTCCTGAGGATGGAAATGGGAGTCGAGTATTGTTAACTACTCGTCTTGCAGAGGTGGCAAATTATTCTAGCTCCGACAGTGACTTTTCTCATCATATGCAATTATTGGATCAAAGTGATAGCTGGAACTTATTTTGTGAAAAGTCAGGTAAATTTTGTGGTGTTGAATTTGAGATAATCGGAAGGTCAATTGTTGAAAAGTGCAAAGGATTGCCTCTAGCAATAATTGTGGTTGCAGGATTGTTTTCCAAACTTAGCACACTAAATGAGTGGGAGAATATTGCAAAAGTTCTAGATtcttcaacaacaacaactattgCAGCAATAtgctcaaaaatattattactgAGCTACAATCACTTGCCTCACCATTTAAAGGCATGCTTTTTATATTTAGGAGTTTTTCCAGAAGATTATGCGATCAATGCTAATGAGCTCGTAAGGTTATGGTCTGCCGAAGGACTTGTAAAGACATCGGAGAATGAAAACTTTGATGTTGTGGCTGATAGACACATACAAGAACTTATGGATCGAAACCTAATTCTTGTGAGAAAGTGGAGTTGCTgtggaagaaaaattaaagtgtttggggTGCATGATTTATTGCATGCATTTTGTGTGAAGGAAGCTCAGAAGGAGAACCTTCTACATGTTGTTCGAGAAAATGGTTCAGATTTTCCTCAAAGGTGCTTCCGTTGG GTTTCTAAGCCCGAGTCTGATGAATACGAGTCTGATGAAGCTTAG